The genomic stretch AACAGCGAGTGCGGGTAGAACTGGTAGATGTCCTGCCCGGCGCGCGCCTTCTCCATGAAGATGTCCGGGATGGTCGCGCCCATCGAGAGGGTCTTCAGGCGGGCGTCCTCGTCCGAGGCGATCTTCTTCGCGCTCAGGGTGTCCAGGAAGTCCGGGTGCATGACGCTCAGGTAGATCGCGCCCGCGCCGGGCCGCTGTCCCGCCTGATCCGCGTAGCGCAGCATGTTGTCCAGCATCTTCGCCACGCCCATCACGCCCTTCGTGACGTTCTGAATGCCGCGCAGACTCTCGCCCCGCGCGCGCAGGTTGCTGACCTCCACGCCGATCCCGCCGCCGCCCTTGCTGAGTTCCGCCACGAACGACAGCGTCTTCGTGATCGAATCCAGGTTGTCCGTGCAGTCCTGCAACAGGAAGCAACTGACCAGCCGCCCCGTGTTCGCCTTCCCGGAGTTCATTAGGGTGGGTGTGGCGGGCGTGAACGTCTGCTTCACCAGATGCTCCACGAGTTCCAGCGCTTCCGGCAGCGACTCGCTGCGGGCCAGCGCCGTGACGCTCAGGCGGTCCTCGTAGCGCTCCAGCCACTGCCTGCGGTCAGGCGTCATGGTCGCGTACTCGCTGTAGAACTTGAATGCGCCCATGAATGACCGGAAGCGGAAGTTCAGGCTGTACGCCCGCTCGAACACCGCGCGGACCTCCTGCGGGGTGAAGCGCGCGAACACCGCAGGGTCCCACACGCCCCGTTCGGTCAGCGTGGCGATCTTCTCCTCCAGGCTGGGGAAGGTCACAGTGTTCGGGTTGACCTTCTCGCGGAAGTACACCCGCAGCGCCTCCTGATCATGCGACGTGTCCACCACGCCACCCGCCAGCACCTTGTTGTTCAGTTCAATCCAGGGATCCATTCGTTCGTCCTTTCCGCCACCAGGGGCGACACCCACGCTGCACTCGATTCCTTGCCCTGCCCCGCCAGCCACGCCAGCACCGCCGCGCGGTCGGCCGCCGTCCCGCCCTTGTTCAGCCGGGCCACCAGCGGCACCCCGAACTGCGCGGCGATCCGGTCGCCCGCCCGCCCGAAGTTCTCGCCCCAGTGGTAACTGCCGCTCGCCACCACGCCCCGCAGGCCCGCGCCGTGCTCGCGCAGGAACGCGGCGGTGCTGTCCGGCACCTGCCCCGACCCGAACGTGTACGTCAGCAGCAGGAACCCCTCACCCGGCGCGGGCGGCTCGTCCCGCACCGATCCGACCGGCAGGCCCCCTGCCTCGCGCGCCAGGGTGGTCGCAAACCGCCGCACGTTCCCCGTCAGGGAATCGAACACCAGCCTCACGCCTCTGCCGCCAGTGGGGGTACGGGCGCCGGCTGCCCATCCTCGCCCAGCGCCACGAGCGCGAACGTCCCCGCGCACGCCAGTTCCCGCGTCTCGCTGTACATGTCCTCACGGAACACGTCCACCTGCACCGTCATGCTCGTCCGCCCGGTGCGCACCACACGCGCCACGAGTTCCACCAGCGACCCCTGCGGAATCGGATGACGGAACTCCATGGCGTCCAGGTGCCGCGTCACCACCTTCTTCCGGCAGTGCCGGGTCGCCGCGATGAACGCCGCCGAATCCATCAGGGACAGCGCCTCACCGCCGAACAGCGTGCCGTGATGGTTCGTCAGGCCGGGAAAGACGACGTGCGTCACGCGCGTTTCACGCGGCGGCACGGGCGGAAGGCCGCCCAGCGGGGGACGGGACAGGGGCAGGGTCATGGAACACCTCTGAGGGGCTTCCGGTGAGTCGTCAGACGAACCCGAGCGGAGCGAGAGGAAGACGGGGAGGCCCGGCGGCGACGGAGGTGCAGGTTCGGCGGTGTTCCGAACGTGCGCCGCAGTCAGAGCGGGGCCGGGTCAGGGGCAGCGGGGCAGAGGTTGTCAGGTGATCAAGGGGAAACCGCCTTGTGCCCCTTGCGCGGGGGCCGTGATGTGGGCGTCTCTTCGCTGGGCGAGCGTTCGGACTGAGGACCGTGGCGCGACCGTGCCGGACTGAAGCCCCCTGGTGGGGCGTGACCGGACTTCCCTCTGTTCCCGCGAAGTGCTGCGTGCGCAGCGACTGCCGGAGTCTACATGCGGTACCCGGATGGGTCAAATGCAGGTGCGGTATACATCATCTGGTATGACAGCAGAACGCACCGCCTCCGGAGTGGAAGCGGTGCGTGGTGGGATTCAGTCTACGCGGTGACGGGTGCCAGGACGGCGCGGGCGGCGGTGCGTCCGGCATTCACGCAGTCGGGGACGCCCACACCGGTGTAGCTGGCCCCGGCGATCTGCTGGTGTGCGGGCAGCGCGGCGCGGATGCGCGCGATGTGGTCGAGGTGCCCGACGACGTACGCGGGGTTCTTGCCGCGCCAGTCGCCGAACGCGTGCCACAGCGGGTCGCCCTGCGCGCCGAACAGCCGCTCGGCGGTCTCCTGCGCCATGACGCGGGCCTTGGCGGGTTCGATGTCCTTGAAGAACACGCGCATCAGGACGTGCCCGTCCGGGGCGCGGCCGTGCATCTTCGCGGAGTGCACCGTGATGGCCTTCAGGAGGGTGTCCTCGCTGGCGTCCACCTGCAGGCCGTGCAGGAGCATGTCGCCGGGGAACTGCTCGGCGCGGTACGCGAGCACCACGGCGACGCTGCTGTTCGCCTTGAGCTGCCCGATCAGGCTGGCGGCCTCCGGGTAGTCCCGCTGATACATGGCGCCCGCGTACCACGCGGGGGTGGTGTTGATGACGGCCCGGCCGCGCAGGTCCTCGCCGCCCGCGAGGGTCACGCCGTGCTCGTGCACGCGCAGGACAGGGGTATTCAGGCGGATCTCGCCGCCGGTCAGGCGTTCCTGCAGCGCGCGGATCAGGGTACTCGTGCCCTCCTGGAAGGACATGAAGACGGGGCCGGCGGCGCGGGGCGTGGCGCGGCTGCCCCGGATGACGCTGCCGTACTCCTGTTCCATCTTCAGGAACTGCGGGAACGCGGCTTTCATGCTGAGTTCCAGCGGGTTCGCCACGTAGATCCCGGCGGCGAGCGGCACGATGAAGTTCAGGCTTTCCGGCCCGAACCGCCGCGTGAGGAACGACGCGAGCGACTCGTCCTCGTCGGTGGGCGGTTTGGGTGGCACGTTCTGCTCGTCCAGGTAGCGGCGCAGGCCCTCGGGGGAGAGGACGCCACTCTGCAGGAACGAGTCGTCGTCCAGCGGCACGAACATCTTCATGTTCGGCGGGAACGGCAGGAGCTGGCCGCCGCGCAGGAAGTAGATCTTCTTCGTGTCCTCGCGCGGGTGGATGACCTGAGCTTCCAGGCCGACCTCGCGCGCCAGCTGCGCCGCGTACGGTTTGCCGAGGATGAACGCATCGGCGGCCCGCTCGACGAGGAAGCCGTCCTCGGTGCGTTCGGAATGCAGTTTCCCGCCCAGGTAGTCCCCGGCTTCGAGCAGCACGAACGGCACGCCGCGCGTCTGGAGTTCCCAGGCGGCGCTCAGGCCGGTGATGCCGCCCCCCACGATGATCACGGGCAGGTCACCGGCCGTGGCTGCACCGTCCGTCGCTGCGGCGTCGGTCATGACAGCGCGGCCACCTTGCGTTCCAGCACGCTGGCCAGCGTCCCGATGAACAGCGGGTCCGTGTTCAGGGCCGGGGGGCGCACCAGGGTCATGCCCAGCTCGGCGGCCGTCTCCTGCGCGGCGATGTCGATGTCGAACAGGATCTCCACGTGGTCGGACACGAAGCCCACCGGCACGCTCACGACCTTCTTGATGCCCCTGCCCGACAGGTCGCGCAGGTGCTCGTCGAGTTGCGGCCCCAGCCACGGCTCGGGGCTGCGCCCGGCCGACTGGTAACTCCAGGACCACTGGTCGTCGCGCAGACCGGCGGCGGCGGCGATCAGGCGCGCGGACTCGTGCAGCTGGTCGGCGTACGGGTCACCCTCGCGCAGGATCCGGACCGGCAGGCTGTGCGCGCTGAGGATCACGTGCACGTCGTCCCGCTCACCCTCCGGGAACGCCTCGATGCCCTCGCGCACGCGGTTGGCCAGGGCCGTCACGTACCCGCTTTCCGTGTGATACTCGTTCACGAACTCGAAGTCGATGTGGCCATGATTCATGCTCAGGCCCGCCTTGATCTTCTTCTGGTACTTCGCGACGCTCATGCTCGAGTAGTGCGGGGCCAGCACGATCGCCACCGCCTGCGTGATGCCGTCGTCCAGCATCTCGCGCACGGCGTCCTCGATCCACGGGTTCCAGTGGCGCATGCCGATGTACGCCTTCAGGGGCCGCTGCACGCGCGCCTGGAGTTCCTGCATGGTCGCCTCAACCTGCGCGCGGGTGAATTCCGGCAGGGGGCTCTTCCCGCCGATCTGTCGGTAGTTGTTCGTGATCTCGTCCAGCACGGCCTGCGTCGTCACGCGCCCGGCGCGGATGTCCGCGAGGTACCCGGGCATGTCCTCCAGGCTCTC from Deinococcus soli (ex Cha et al. 2016) encodes the following:
- a CDS encoding ribonucleotide reductase stimulatory protein yields the protein MFDSLTGNVRRFATTLAREAGGLPVGSVRDEPPAPGEGFLLLTYTFGSGQVPDSTAAFLREHGAGLRGVVASGSYHWGENFGRAGDRIAAQFGVPLVARLNKGGTAADRAAVLAWLAGQGKESSAAWVSPLVAERTNEWIPGLN
- a CDS encoding acyl-CoA thioesterase; protein product: MTLPLSRPPLGGLPPVPPRETRVTHVVFPGLTNHHGTLFGGEALSLMDSAAFIAATRHCRKKVVTRHLDAMEFRHPIPQGSLVELVARVVRTGRTSMTVQVDVFREDMYSETRELACAGTFALVALGEDGQPAPVPPLAAEA
- the hemG gene encoding protoporphyrinogen oxidase, yielding MTDAAATDGAATAGDLPVIIVGGGITGLSAAWELQTRGVPFVLLEAGDYLGGKLHSERTEDGFLVERAADAFILGKPYAAQLAREVGLEAQVIHPREDTKKIYFLRGGQLLPFPPNMKMFVPLDDDSFLQSGVLSPEGLRRYLDEQNVPPKPPTDEDESLASFLTRRFGPESLNFIVPLAAGIYVANPLELSMKAAFPQFLKMEQEYGSVIRGSRATPRAAGPVFMSFQEGTSTLIRALQERLTGGEIRLNTPVLRVHEHGVTLAGGEDLRGRAVINTTPAWYAGAMYQRDYPEAASLIGQLKANSSVAVVLAYRAEQFPGDMLLHGLQVDASEDTLLKAITVHSAKMHGRAPDGHVLMRVFFKDIEPAKARVMAQETAERLFGAQGDPLWHAFGDWRGKNPAYVVGHLDHIARIRAALPAHQQIAGASYTGVGVPDCVNAGRTAARAVLAPVTA
- the hemH gene encoding ferrochelatase, with translation MTDSTHTEAPLGVLFMAYGGPESLEDMPGYLADIRAGRVTTQAVLDEITNNYRQIGGKSPLPEFTRAQVEATMQELQARVQRPLKAYIGMRHWNPWIEDAVREMLDDGITQAVAIVLAPHYSSMSVAKYQKKIKAGLSMNHGHIDFEFVNEYHTESGYVTALANRVREGIEAFPEGERDDVHVILSAHSLPVRILREGDPYADQLHESARLIAAAAGLRDDQWSWSYQSAGRSPEPWLGPQLDEHLRDLSGRGIKKVVSVPVGFVSDHVEILFDIDIAAQETAAELGMTLVRPPALNTDPLFIGTLASVLERKVAALS